In Streptomyces sp. NBC_00433, a single genomic region encodes these proteins:
- a CDS encoding glycoside hydrolase family 32 protein, whose amino-acid sequence MSNAPFDRHRPVAHLRPPRNWINDPNGLVHHDGQYHVCYQYNPYGTDHANMHWGHFRSADLLNWQTLPLALTPTPGGEDADGCYSGNAVSDGDRIVAFYSAYRRDRRHQPVTTATSHDGGLTFRPRGDLLIPEPPDGTTMYRDPYVWRHGGGWRMLVGAALADGRAAVLLYDSPDLEDWTYLGPFHAGAPQPVGDAGAVTGDGWECPQYLPAADGLGRGILILSAWSPEDGPGGVLALPGEDRNDVFEAEPPQLLDHGPDFYAPAVMRAPGGRWLLWGWAWEARDRVWTRTDGWAGTLTVPREIKLTGGSRVHQQPAAELTALRGERVVHAAGSAVGDNLVELGEPGRSFDLTARLDPSGGAGLRLVTSADGSEYLDIRLDPFAGLLVVDRENASLDPKANRGTFSMPYPVGEPVDLRLIVDHSVAEIFLSTGQALTLRFYPVGDGPWRLQARAASDAQLRYSVDAWQIRPLTIKEPAAEAATWEGSLA is encoded by the coding sequence GTGTCCAACGCGCCCTTTGACCGGCATCGGCCTGTCGCGCACCTGCGACCGCCCCGAAACTGGATCAACGACCCCAACGGCCTGGTTCACCACGACGGCCAGTACCACGTCTGCTACCAGTACAACCCGTACGGAACCGATCACGCGAACATGCACTGGGGCCACTTCCGCAGCGCCGACCTGCTGAACTGGCAGACGCTGCCCCTCGCCCTCACCCCCACTCCCGGCGGTGAGGACGCCGACGGCTGCTACTCCGGCAACGCCGTATCCGACGGCGACAGGATCGTCGCCTTCTACTCCGCCTACCGTCGCGACCGCCGACACCAGCCGGTCACAACCGCCACCTCCCACGACGGGGGCCTGACCTTCCGACCACGCGGCGACCTTCTCATACCGGAACCGCCCGACGGCACCACCATGTACCGCGACCCCTATGTATGGCGGCACGGCGGCGGCTGGCGGATGCTGGTAGGCGCCGCCCTCGCCGACGGCCGCGCCGCTGTCCTGCTCTACGACTCTCCCGATCTGGAGGACTGGACCTACCTGGGCCCCTTCCACGCCGGCGCTCCGCAGCCCGTCGGTGACGCCGGAGCAGTCACCGGCGACGGCTGGGAGTGCCCCCAGTACCTCCCGGCAGCCGACGGCTTGGGGCGGGGCATCCTCATCCTCAGCGCCTGGAGCCCCGAGGACGGACCTGGCGGCGTCCTGGCGCTGCCCGGCGAGGACCGCAACGACGTTTTCGAGGCCGAGCCACCCCAACTCCTCGACCACGGACCCGACTTCTACGCCCCTGCCGTGATGCGTGCGCCTGGCGGCAGATGGCTGCTGTGGGGCTGGGCCTGGGAAGCCCGCGACCGGGTGTGGACCCGAACCGACGGCTGGGCCGGGACCCTCACGGTTCCCCGCGAGATCAAGCTCACCGGGGGCAGCCGGGTGCACCAGCAACCCGCCGCCGAACTGACCGCCCTCCGCGGGGAACGTGTGGTCCACGCGGCGGGATCGGCCGTAGGCGACAACCTGGTGGAACTGGGCGAACCGGGCCGCAGTTTCGACCTCACGGCACGCCTGGATCCCTCCGGCGGAGCCGGCCTGCGCCTGGTCACCTCCGCGGACGGCTCCGAGTACCTCGACATCCGCCTCGACCCGTTCGCGGGCTTGTTGGTGGTGGATCGCGAGAATGCCTCACTCGACCCGAAAGCGAACCGCGGCACATTTTCGATGCCGTACCCCGTCGGCGAGCCTGTCGACCTGCGGCTGATCGTCGACCACTCCGTCGCCGAGATATTCCTGTCCACCGGGCAGGCACTCACCTTGCGCTTCTACCCGGTCGGCGACGGCCCCTGGCGCCTGCAGGCGCGGGCCGCTTCGGACGCGCAGCTCCGCTACTCAGTGGACGCGTGGCAGATTCGGCCGCTCACCATCAAGGAGCCCGCCGCCGAGGCAGCAACCTGGGAAGGTTCTCTGGCCTGA
- a CDS encoding carbohydrate ABC transporter permease, translating to MTAILGKQISPTARTSRPRHRPKVGRLLSITVLTVTALLVVAPLVWAVATSLRTPATSFDQPPQWIPTHPIWSNFKAVFDQVPLTSFFLNSVVVTGLIVVGQLITSTMSGYAFAMVRFRGNKALFGIILATMMVPIQTTIIPVFLIIKYLGLTDSRMALILPVIGGAFGTFLMRQYFLQMPRELGEAARVDGASHFQVFARIYVPMARAPMATLAVLTFSAYWNEFFRPLIFLQSTDNFTMPLGLVTLQGTLGTGSISIVLAGVIIALIPSLLIFLAAQRYFVEGIVAGSFR from the coding sequence GTGACCGCCATCCTCGGCAAGCAGATATCGCCGACTGCCCGTACGTCCCGCCCCCGTCACCGTCCCAAGGTCGGACGTCTGCTGTCGATCACCGTGCTGACCGTGACAGCCCTCCTGGTGGTGGCCCCGCTCGTGTGGGCCGTGGCCACCTCGCTGCGCACACCGGCTACGTCCTTCGACCAACCGCCGCAATGGATCCCCACCCACCCGATCTGGTCGAACTTCAAGGCGGTCTTCGACCAGGTGCCGCTGACGTCGTTCTTCCTCAACAGCGTCGTCGTCACCGGACTCATCGTGGTCGGCCAGCTCATCACCTCCACGATGAGCGGCTATGCCTTCGCCATGGTCCGCTTCCGCGGCAACAAAGCCCTGTTCGGCATCATCCTGGCCACCATGATGGTCCCCATCCAGACCACCATCATCCCCGTCTTCCTGATCATCAAATACCTTGGCCTGACCGACAGCCGCATGGCACTGATCCTGCCTGTCATCGGAGGTGCCTTCGGCACCTTCCTGATGCGACAGTACTTTCTGCAGATGCCCCGTGAGCTCGGCGAGGCCGCACGGGTCGACGGCGCCTCGCACTTCCAGGTCTTCGCCCGCATCTACGTCCCCATGGCGCGCGCCCCGATGGCGACCCTGGCGGTCCTCACCTTCTCCGCCTACTGGAACGAGTTCTTCCGCCCGCTGATCTTCCTGCAGTCCACCGACAACTTCACCATGCCGCTGGGCCTGGTGACCCTGCAGGGAACCCTGGGCACCGGCAGCATCTCCATCGTGCTGGCCGGCGTGATCATCGCGCTCATCCCCAGCCTGCTCATCTTCCTCGCCGCCCAGCGGTACTTCGTCGAGGGAATCGTGGCCGGCTCCTTCCGCTGA
- a CDS encoding sugar ABC transporter permease: MSNPVRIVSRASAPPGEQPSSPMRPLADADILRRRSQNRRARRETFFGYVMVAPALVVVVVFTIAPILASFVLGLFKWDAISSPQFVGLDNFDALVHDKAVTHSLLVTSGLAVMIVVLQVALGLGLALLVAQRASKIVQNLFRAAYFLPMLASAASISIVMSYMFNDQFGVINYYLDLLHLPQVSWLSSTGGATATIVLVAVWQQLGFTFILFVAALGSLPVDVLEAAQMDGATSARMFWRIKLPLISPTLLFASTVGLINTMQLFDQPYVMTKGGPGDSTYTTVLLVYQTAFQNLQFGYASAISVVLFVVLLVITAVQFTVSRKWVFYS; the protein is encoded by the coding sequence ATGTCGAACCCTGTCCGAATCGTCAGCCGTGCCTCCGCCCCGCCGGGCGAGCAGCCCAGCAGCCCCATGCGGCCGCTGGCAGACGCCGACATCCTGCGGCGACGTTCGCAAAACCGCCGTGCGCGCCGCGAAACCTTCTTCGGCTACGTCATGGTGGCGCCGGCCCTGGTCGTGGTCGTCGTCTTCACCATCGCCCCGATCCTCGCCTCGTTCGTCCTGGGCCTGTTCAAGTGGGACGCCATCTCCAGCCCTCAGTTCGTGGGGCTGGACAATTTCGACGCGCTCGTGCATGACAAGGCGGTCACCCACTCGCTGCTGGTGACCTCGGGCCTCGCCGTGATGATCGTCGTCCTCCAGGTCGCCCTCGGCCTGGGCCTGGCACTGCTCGTCGCGCAGCGGGCGTCGAAGATCGTGCAGAACCTCTTCCGCGCTGCGTACTTCCTGCCCATGCTGGCCTCGGCGGCGTCCATATCCATCGTGATGTCGTACATGTTCAACGATCAGTTCGGCGTCATCAACTACTACCTGGACCTGCTGCATCTGCCACAGGTGTCATGGCTGAGCTCCACAGGAGGAGCAACCGCCACCATCGTGCTGGTCGCGGTATGGCAGCAACTGGGCTTCACGTTCATCCTGTTCGTCGCCGCCCTCGGCTCGCTACCAGTCGACGTGCTGGAGGCCGCCCAGATGGACGGTGCCACTTCCGCCCGCATGTTCTGGCGGATCAAGCTGCCCCTGATCAGCCCGACCCTGCTGTTCGCCTCCACCGTGGGCCTGATCAACACGATGCAGCTGTTCGACCAGCCGTATGTGATGACCAAGGGCGGCCCAGGCGACTCGACGTACACCACGGTGCTGCTCGTCTACCAGACCGCCTTCCAAAACCTCCAGTTCGGCTACGCCTCCGCGATCTCCGTGGTGCTGTTCGTCGTCCTGCTGGTCATCACAGCCGTGCAGTTCACGGTGAGCCGAAAGTGGGTGTTCTACTCGTGA
- a CDS encoding sugar ABC transporter substrate-binding protein, producing MFADQSSADKLSKAAATFEAAHPGVKVKFTGTSGTDWNDFFSKLLTQIAAGNAPDIASVATEGLQLFAAKGLAEPLDDYVKRDASELKSYFADVHPALVEAMMYQGHLYELPTDFNAGNMFYSTSLLESAGVGQPAADWNKDDFYNIAKKVSAGGGNTVGYDWVVRLWGSWTSWMYANGGNLLTEGKWDGGDWLWNTFYPNDPAAAHRKGGWRWGDPTANSAPVIESLDYMIQLQKEGLSPKPDIGGGNTLQGLFASNKIGTAIGGGFWAGGLHNAGMASGSFDVQYFPKWRTQRHLFGAGGYGIFKSSKNKDLAWEFVKTLVSAKNLDLLFPGNVTTFPRKSMMTAERYAANGPKNWHVFHDTLTQFDNTAPIPAPPYYNAMAIALNKRTTQAMSSGNAKSALDGLQRDLETAAKTG from the coding sequence GTGTTCGCGGACCAGTCGTCCGCGGACAAGCTGAGCAAGGCGGCCGCGACGTTCGAGGCGGCGCACCCGGGCGTGAAGGTGAAGTTCACCGGCACCTCGGGCACCGACTGGAACGACTTCTTCAGCAAGCTGCTCACCCAGATTGCCGCCGGCAACGCCCCCGACATCGCCTCGGTCGCGACCGAGGGCCTCCAGCTCTTCGCGGCCAAGGGACTGGCGGAGCCGCTGGACGACTACGTCAAGCGGGACGCCTCCGAGCTCAAGTCGTACTTCGCCGACGTCCACCCGGCTCTGGTCGAGGCGATGATGTACCAGGGCCACCTGTACGAACTGCCGACGGACTTCAACGCGGGCAACATGTTCTACAGCACGTCCCTGCTCGAAAGCGCCGGCGTCGGCCAGCCTGCCGCCGACTGGAACAAGGACGACTTCTACAACATCGCCAAGAAGGTTTCCGCCGGGGGCGGCAACACGGTGGGTTACGACTGGGTCGTCCGGCTCTGGGGCAGTTGGACGTCCTGGATGTACGCCAACGGCGGCAACCTTCTCACGGAGGGCAAGTGGGACGGCGGCGACTGGCTGTGGAACACCTTCTACCCGAACGACCCCGCCGCGGCCCACCGCAAGGGCGGCTGGCGCTGGGGTGACCCCACTGCCAACTCCGCTCCAGTCATCGAGTCCCTTGACTACATGATCCAGCTGCAAAAGGAAGGCCTGTCGCCCAAGCCCGACATCGGCGGCGGCAACACTCTCCAGGGGCTGTTCGCCAGCAACAAGATCGGCACGGCCATCGGCGGCGGATTCTGGGCGGGCGGACTCCACAACGCCGGCATGGCGTCGGGCTCCTTCGACGTCCAGTACTTCCCCAAGTGGAGGACTCAGCGACACCTGTTCGGGGCGGGTGGTTACGGCATCTTCAAGTCCTCCAAGAACAAGGACCTCGCCTGGGAGTTCGTGAAGACCCTGGTGTCCGCGAAGAACCTCGACCTGCTGTTCCCCGGCAACGTCACCACGTTCCCGCGCAAGTCGATGATGACGGCCGAGAGGTATGCCGCCAACGGGCCGAAGAACTGGCACGTCTTCCACGACACGCTCACCCAGTTCGACAACACCGCCCCGATCCCTGCCCCGCCGTACTACAACGCGATGGCGATCGCGCTGAACAAGCGCACCACGCAGGCCATGTCGTCGGGCAACGCCAAATCGGCCCTCGACGGTCTCCAGCGCGATCTCGAAACCGCCGCGAAGACGGGATGA
- a CDS encoding LacI family DNA-binding transcriptional regulator: protein MARRIGIKDVAAAAGVSVATVSNILNRVEGKRASQETRERVLRVAEELGYAPNGLARGLRTQRSHTIGFISDEIATTPNASRMVLGAQETAAAHGVVLLLVNTGGDEQLERRSIEMLLQRQVDGVLYATMYHQVVRLPESLRSTPSVLLDASCDDPAVGFVVPDEVQGGYTAVRELIDHGHRRIGMTTGTADIPALHGRIAGYRKALAEAGAPYDPALIASEEVAHLGSVADDVAAGYRAARRLLTTGQRPTALFCFNDRMAAGAYRAAAELGLSIPGDLSVIGFDNQELVAEALYPALSTVQLPHYEMGERAVTQLLALTGTAGGPPGPVTQEMLHCPLVGRASVTSPPRS, encoded by the coding sequence ATGGCGCGACGGATCGGGATCAAGGACGTAGCTGCCGCAGCCGGCGTGTCGGTGGCGACGGTGTCGAACATCCTGAACCGCGTGGAGGGCAAGCGAGCCAGTCAGGAGACCCGCGAGCGTGTCCTGCGGGTGGCCGAGGAACTGGGGTACGCCCCGAATGGTCTGGCCCGGGGGCTGCGGACCCAGCGGTCACACACCATAGGCTTCATCAGCGACGAGATCGCCACTACCCCGAACGCGAGCCGGATGGTTCTCGGCGCTCAGGAGACCGCAGCGGCCCATGGAGTGGTCCTCCTTCTGGTGAATACCGGCGGCGACGAGCAGTTGGAGCGTCGCAGCATCGAGATGCTGCTTCAGCGCCAGGTCGACGGGGTGCTGTACGCCACCATGTACCACCAGGTCGTACGCCTTCCCGAGAGCCTGCGCTCCACGCCTTCGGTACTCCTGGACGCCAGCTGCGACGATCCCGCGGTCGGTTTCGTCGTGCCGGACGAGGTGCAGGGCGGATACACAGCGGTGCGCGAACTGATCGATCACGGGCACCGCCGGATCGGCATGACCACGGGAACCGCGGACATCCCTGCTCTTCACGGTCGCATCGCGGGCTATCGCAAGGCGCTGGCCGAGGCCGGTGCCCCCTACGATCCCGCCCTGATCGCCTCCGAGGAAGTGGCGCACCTGGGTTCGGTAGCCGACGACGTGGCTGCCGGATACCGGGCCGCGCGACGGCTGCTGACAACCGGGCAGCGCCCGACGGCACTGTTCTGTTTCAACGACCGCATGGCGGCCGGCGCCTACCGGGCCGCCGCCGAACTGGGGCTTTCCATTCCCGGGGATCTGTCGGTGATCGGGTTCGACAACCAGGAGCTGGTCGCTGAGGCGCTTTACCCGGCGCTGAGCACTGTCCAGCTCCCCCACTACGAGATGGGGGAACGAGCGGTCACCCAGCTGCTCGCGCTCACCGGAACGGCGGGCGGCCCACCAGGCCCCGTCACGCAAGAGATGCTGCATTGCCCGCTGGTGGGGCGGGCATCGGTCACTTCGCCGCCCCGGTCTTGA
- a CDS encoding ricin-type beta-trefoil lectin domain protein, with translation MESSHPALPRSVLFALCRIVAVFALAAGTLTTLGSNQAHASTNQFRGVNWADQRDNFVNGVLYVSGLSASDTYASASATAGQVIGQMDSITGANTVRMPINEPTVGSYWSTYTGAIDTALTKGKVILAYWAYAGGKPPNTNSFNQMWDTVVAKYGANPNAYFEVINEPYGYGTGDLDNFYNSWLSRYSSVPRSRVILDGAGDAQNVPAVGNDSRLNGTMLAVHDYSFFAGYTNETDWANHIASYIGGYADRTIATEWGGPMSPGSKNGVHYDTIDYSIPSNTLFPAYVRGVSSELRTLGMGSVYWPGLRDGDWYSMTTRTGTGSATKLTLTNPSGLTRLQYAWGQGDGGGTTGGTTGGTTGGTGGTGTGPIKGSGSGRCIDINNSSTANGTQAQLWDCNSGSSQRWTSTASKQLMVYGNKCLDASGKGTANGTAAVIWDCNGQTNQQWNINSNGTITGVQSGLCLDAYGQGTANGTKIQLWSCTGGSNQQWSMTG, from the coding sequence GTGGAATCATCTCATCCCGCCCTACCCCGCAGCGTGCTGTTCGCGCTGTGCCGGATCGTCGCCGTGTTCGCGCTGGCCGCGGGAACGCTGACGACGCTGGGGTCCAATCAGGCGCATGCGTCCACCAACCAGTTCAGGGGCGTGAACTGGGCTGACCAGAGGGACAACTTCGTCAACGGCGTGCTGTACGTCTCCGGGCTGAGCGCCTCGGACACGTACGCCTCGGCATCGGCCACCGCCGGCCAGGTCATCGGCCAGATGGACTCGATCACCGGCGCCAACACCGTACGCATGCCGATCAACGAGCCCACCGTGGGCAGCTACTGGTCGACCTACACCGGCGCGATCGACACCGCCCTGACCAAAGGCAAGGTCATCCTGGCCTACTGGGCCTACGCCGGCGGCAAACCCCCCAACACCAACAGCTTCAACCAGATGTGGGACACCGTCGTGGCCAAGTACGGCGCCAACCCCAACGCCTACTTCGAAGTGATCAACGAACCCTACGGCTACGGCACCGGCGACCTGGACAACTTCTACAACTCCTGGCTGAGCCGCTACTCCAGCGTGCCACGCTCCCGGGTCATCCTGGACGGCGCGGGCGACGCCCAGAACGTCCCGGCCGTCGGCAACGACAGCCGCCTGAACGGCACCATGCTCGCCGTCCACGACTACTCCTTCTTCGCCGGCTACACAAACGAGACCGACTGGGCCAACCACATCGCCAGCTACATCGGCGGCTACGCCGACCGCACCATCGCCACCGAATGGGGCGGCCCCATGAGTCCGGGCAGCAAGAACGGCGTCCACTACGACACCATCGACTACAGCATCCCCAGCAACACCCTCTTCCCCGCCTACGTCCGCGGCGTCAGCAGCGAACTGCGCACCCTGGGCATGGGCAGCGTCTACTGGCCCGGACTGCGCGACGGCGACTGGTACAGCATGACCACCCGCACCGGCACCGGCTCGGCCACCAAACTCACCCTGACCAACCCCTCCGGCCTGACCCGCCTGCAATACGCCTGGGGCCAAGGCGACGGCGGCGGCACCACTGGCGGTACGACGGGTGGGACCACCGGGGGCACCGGTGGGACGGGGACGGGGCCGATCAAGGGTTCCGGTTCCGGTCGCTGCATCGACATCAACAACTCCTCGACCGCCAACGGCACCCAGGCCCAGCTGTGGGACTGCAACAGCGGCTCGAGCCAGCGCTGGACGTCCACCGCGAGCAAGCAGCTCATGGTCTACGGCAACAAGTGCCTGGACGCCTCCGGTAAGGGAACCGCCAACGGCACCGCCGCGGTGATCTGGGACTGCAACGGCCAGACCAACCAGCAGTGGAACATCAACTCCAACGGCACCATCACCGGAGTCCAGTCCGGCCTGTGCCTGGACGCCTACGGCCAGGGAACCGCCAACGGCACGAAGATCCAGCTCTGGAGCTGCACCGGCGGCAGCAACCAGCAGTGGAGCATGACCGGCTGA